GTCCTCAGTAAACATATAACACACCTCTCCACATTTTTTTTGTGTATTATACATCGCTGGCAATTAATATTCAATTGTTAAAATATGCTGTATTGTCCCACAAGGCGCTCACAAATAAGAAAACTATGGGGAGAAAGGTAAAAGAAAAGAGACAGGTCGCCCTATCTCTCACTTCTTTCAGTTTACACTATAACACAGGTTGAGTATACCATTCCATACCATTTTACAAATTTTTTTATTTTTTTTATTTTGCCCCTACTTTTTCCATTAATGCTTCCTGCAGGACCTGTGAAAAATTAATGTTCTGCCTTATTGCAATATCATTCAGCCATTCCGGTATGCTCAATGTTTTCTTCACGGCCCTGGAGCAATGCTTCCGTCTGTATTCTGCCATGTCAAACTCAATGACCACAAGGAACGCACCATCTTCTGTCTGTATATCCTGCGGACTCGATGCATCCGGCACTGTTTCTCCACCGTCCTCCATTGATGCCAATGAGAACCCCAGTGCTTCAACCGCCATCTCATATGCCTGCTGCATATCATCCCCCTGCGTCAGACATTCCGGGATGTCCGGGAATTCGACCCAGAATCCCCCTTCTTCCGCCTCATGAAACAATGCCGGATAAAATAATTTATTCATGCGTGATACCTCCTGTTCGCAGTTTGCCGTAACCTGCTCCGTTTTTTATGCTGACGGCAGGGGCTTATTTCAGCCCCGCCTGTTTAAGTATTGCCTGCTCCAGTCCTTTTTTAAGGTCTTTGCAGTGATAAGGAACGATTACCGTTCTTCCTGTTTCTCCGTTTCTCAGCTTTACATGGGAACCATTCTGGCTGATTTCTTCGAAACCATTTTTCTTTAGGAGTTTTGTCATCTCCCTTGGAGTCATTGGCATCTTTTGTATCTCCTTTCCTTATCATGGCTCTATTATATCACGTATTATTACGTATGTCAATCATTTTTACGTAAAATTACGTATATTTTCATGTTTTCCAATGCCCTGCTATGAATTCTATGTGTCTGTGTCCACTTCTTTTCAACTCTCACGCTTATATCTTCCCAGCTCATCAGCCTCAGATACCGGTACGACATCACTTCCCGCTCATCCGCCGTCGGAAGCCGCTCAATCGCATTCCTGATCTCTGCAAACACCTTCATCCGCTTGTAGCGCGCTTTCTGGATTTTTCTCCATATCTTCTCCCGTTTTACCATCGCATCCGACAGATCAGCCTGTCCTCCTCCGCCCTTTGGCATATCGGAATACCGAATTGCGCCGGCGCTCTCCTGTATTTCTGTCAGTTCTTCCAGTTCTTCCTCCAGACGCCGGACATCTTTCTTCGCTTCCCGGTAGCGCCACAACCATGCCTTCACCTGCTCATTCTGCTTTCTGATATCATCCCGGTTCACGCCGTGCTCCTCTGAACATGTCCTGCTGCCCTGCACCTGCCCCGGTTCTTTTTTATCCGGCATGCCGCTATGTATTTTGCTGCCCTGCACTGTAATCACCCCATTCCCATACCATCATGCCATTGCGTTCGACTCTCTCCGGCGCATGTGCGTGCCGCCGCAGATACCAGCGGCTGAAACACTCCCTTGTTCCGTGCCGGTTTACCAGCAGGACAACGTGTGGATATATGCCTGCCACTGTCCAGATCTGGCAGACCACCGCTTTCTCGTTCGCTTTTCCGCAACCATCAGTTTCCTTTCTGACGAGTCTGAATAACTTTATTCTGTCTCCTGTTTTCATTTCTCCTCCTTGGCGCTTCTACCGTTTCCGGCTTCTGATTACCCTGCTGTCACCCTTGCTGCCCCTGGTCATCCGCATATAACCGTCCCGCTTTGCATCAGACAGCTCTTTATCTCTCATGCGCCGTGTATTTACCGTCCTGCTTTCCCTGGCATTCTGCGCCTTTGCGGATAAATACCCTTCGCAGGAAGCATGGCAGTTTTCACAACGCTTAGTGCACGTCCTGCACGGATATTCCGTCATCCTCACACCTCCGAATAAAACCTTGCCGCCTGCTGCACCTCTGTGCTCATAAGCGCTTCCTCCGGCGTAATGCCGTGTTCTCTGGCGTACCGGTTTACGTATTCCCTAAAATGCCTGTTGAATCTGTATTCGTTTTGTATCATTTTCACATATCCTCCAGTCTGTAAATTCCTTCTCCCGTTTCCAGATACCGCATCCCTGTTTTCGGATCCAGCAGGATTGTTCCGTCATAGTCACTCTCTATCACGATGTATTCCGGTTCCTCAGACTGCGCACTCCCCGTGGACAGCAGGGCTGCAAGTATCAGTAATATGCATTTAATCATAGCGCCTCTCCCTTCTCCCGCAGCTCCAGCAATACCCTGTGCACATATCTTCTGCTTACTCCCAGCCTGTGGGATATGTCTTTCTGGCTGATGCGCTGGCGTAACATTTCGATGATTCTGGTTTTTTCATTCATTTTGTCAGTCCTCCTTTGGGTGGTATGACTGCGGAAGCGGCATCCATGCATTTACATACAGATCGTTGCCGATGCATGTATCATCTCCGTCGCAGTCTCCCAGATAAAACGCTCCGCCCTCCCTGTCTGCTTCGTATCGACCTATCAATGGCATCGAAAAATTAGAAAACGAAAGAAGAACGTATGTGTCTGTTTTTGGTGGATATTCTACGGGAATCCAGTTATCTTCCGCACATCCAAATAATCTATACATCATCACCTCGTTGACGGGCTTCGCAATATTTTCTTCCGGAGAGATATATGCTGTTTCCGCAAATACATCATCCTCCATGCTTCTGAAGGTAAATTCCCCATTTTTGTATATTGCTTCGCAGATCTCCATCCACTCCGGATGTACTGTTTTTTCTTCCTCCGGTACCCAGTCCGAATCATAATCCGCAATCCATTTGTGATGTCTGATAAGCGCCTGCACCCTCATGGTTCTTTCTGGCAGAATTTTTGCTGAGATCCACTCACCAACTGTAGGCTGATTGTCAATAAACTCACATACCGATACACCATCAATCGCGACAGCAGGTTTTCTTCGTGGCATTTCCTGTATCGGACACCAATCTGGTTTTGCGAATAAAGTACATGGATTCCCTGTTCTCGAGCAATACGACCCGGCTCCCCAATCATCATTTTCCCTGTATTCCTCAAAATCGCAGTCTTTACAATTTTCCGGCATATCTACCACAATAATTCCTTTTGCCATAATCATTCCTCCTTTGGGCGGTAAGGCAGTGATGGCATCTTCCATGCTATGACATCCAGAATCCCATCATCGTCATATTTCCACCATTCCTCCCTATCCCTATCGTAATACCCAATACTTCTATACGGGGTTTTCAATATTTTAGGCTTAATAGTAACCTCTGCAAGTTCTCCTTCTGGCGGCAGATTCTTCCCATCCCATATAATCCACCCATCATCTTCCATGTGGGAGCGGATGATTTCTGCAATCCGCTCAACAGCTTCATTCCATCCATATGCTGCCGCTTCATACCTGTCGGTAATTCCGGCATCTTCCAGACCGCACCCGATTCCCTCTGTCGGATAAGGCATTTCTTCAATCTCTTCCAAAATCTTCTCTAAATCCTTCATTTCCAATCCTCTTCTGCCTTTGTGTCATAGTTCTTCTCATGTTTCATCCGGATTCCTTTTCTCCTGCAATAGCTTTCCCACGTTTCCGTTCTGTAGCATCCGCCATATACATATCTCTGCTGGAATTCCAACTGCACTGCGTCCGGCACAATCCCAATCCGTTCATTCCGCTCTGCCTGTGCATACAGATTGATTCCCCGGTATGCTTTCAGTGCTTCCACCCGTTCCGCAGCGTCTTTGATGTCTTCCGTCACCAGAATATACACGAAAATTCTGTACGGTCTGATTCCGTGATTTCCCAGAAGCTCTATGGTCCGTTTCACCGGCCCGATCTGCGACTTCTGATCGCACGAAAACCGGATAAACCGTATCCATTCCAGTTTTGACAATATGCCTGCTATCCGGTCATCTACCAGACGTGCATCCATTCCCTGGTTGAGATCTATCCGGTATCCGCTTCCGGCCATGCTTTCAAGCTGTGTGATTCCGTGATCGCTTGCAAGAATATTGTTGTCCATCAGCACCAGCTTATCTGTGTCCGGACGTACCAGCTCTCTCCATGTCCGGTATGGTCTTATCTTTCCTTCCTTCTGCGGAACCACACACCACCGGCAGTTGCGGATGCAGCCTCTCGTCAGATATCCGATCGCATAATCACAATCCGGGTAAAGGCTGTAATCCGGGAACATGCTTTCAACTTCCGGCGGAAGTTCTGCATCTGTCGGGATGTCACGGTATCCTGTTCCTCCTCTGACTGTATCTTCTGGAAGGTATGGGTCTTCTGGTGTGAAATCGAAAACTTTGCTGCTGTACACCCTGTCATACCTGCACAGTGGATTCCACCACTCCACAGTATCGCCTGCTGCCTTATGCCTTGCTGATATTTTCATCAGTGCGTAATTCGGGAAAGTTTTGTGCCTCAAATAATCTCTTTCTGCGTCATGTAATCCAATCAACATCTTTCCCTGTTTATTGTCTTTCATCTCTCGCTTCCTTCCAGCAATCCCGGATTATCAAATACATTCCCAACGACCTCACACTCACAGCTGCGCAGATAACCAAAACCAACTATCAGCCCGTTTCCGCTAAGCACAAACATCACGTCATCATCATCCCATCTAACGGTAAAATATCCATCTTCCTCATTGATGCCGTAGCCGTTAATAATGCAGATGTCATTCTCCCATATCTTCCTTCCGTTTCTGTCGGTCTTACCGGTATACTGGCAGATGGTTTCCGGATCACATATCCAGTCCCCTCTGTATTTACCCTTTATGCGGCATATGTCTTTTTCCAGACGCGTCAGCAGCCCATGGTACCATATTCCTGCCGTCTGTCCTTTTGCCTTAAACAGTATTTCCCTCATTCTGCATTTCCTCCGTAATATTTTCTTGCTTTTCCATCACGCGCGCACTATAATATCCATAATCACACCAGTTCTGGGAGGAGTACGGTATGCCGTATCGGAGGTGTCCGGTCTCACAATGTTAATCCCGGTGACACGCTCCGGCTGGTGTGGTCTTTATGCATTTCCCGATGCCGCGTCTTTTTCCCGCGTGCTTCCTGTGTGCTCCCTTCCTGTCTTATTGATCAGAGCGCAGCTCCATCGGTTCATGCCCGTAATATCTCCTTACCGGATTTATGGCATCTATCCACCTCTCCGGGAAATCCTGCATCATCTGCAGCTTGTGCCCGGTACCCTTATCGTCCAGGGCGCCTTTACTGATATCCTGTGTCAGCTCATATACTGTCTGTACCGGGATATGCAGCTCGGCTGCGATCTGCTTCGGCGGTTTCCCCTGTCCGTATAATCCGAGGACAGTATCTTTAACCGTGTTTCTGTCCATTGTTTTGTTCTCCCTTTTCGTCCTGCAGTCTTTCTATCTCGTCCATAACAAGCAGCAGCAGTCCCTGTACAAACTTTGTATTTCCGTATTTTTCCGCTATCATGTCAGTTTCCCGGATTATACTTTCCCATACCCCGTTGGAAATTACTGATTTACGGTATTTCAGAAACAGCCGCCAGCAGTCTGTTACCATCCTGTAATACTCTTCTTTCTGCCCGTCATTCATCGCAGTTCCTCGAGCCTTATGTAGATTCCCGGGATTTCCGCCCAGAATTTCTCTGCAATCTCCGATGCCACCTGTGCATCATCTTTCCAGAAGCCTGTGGCAGTCATGCAGTCTTTCAGCAGCTTCTGCAGATTATCCGTATCCGGCTTTGTTGTCCGGTATGCGCCGTCCGGATGCCGCCCTTTTGGGAAACACCATTTCACAACCAGCCTCACCCCGCCGTCATACATTTTTTCCGGTCTGTGCTTTGCCAGATGCGCCTGCAGTTTCTGACGGGCTGCTTTCACCTCCTGTGGTTCATAAAATACCGGTTTCCCATTTACCACATGTATCTGTTTCTCCTGGTGTGTACAGGTCGGCGGATCCATTGCCATGAAAAATTCAGTCATCATCTTTTACTTCACCCCTTTAACGTGCGAAATTCCAGGAACGATCTTTTATGTCCTTGGCTGCGGGTGTGGGGGAGGCGTCGTGCGTGAGCTTCCGCACGACTCGTCCCACCCCTGCAAGGACCCCGTGAGGGGGACGAACGGAATATATATACGTAGTATATATACTGGTCATTCGTACCCCCTTAACGACCATGGTCATTCCTGGTCGTTCCTGTTTCCGCGAATTACCGGAATAATCATGGTCATTCGCACTTCGCGCAGATAAGAACCA
This is a stretch of genomic DNA from Marvinbryantia formatexigens DSM 14469. It encodes these proteins:
- a CDS encoding YopX family protein gives rise to the protein MREILFKAKGQTAGIWYHGLLTRLEKDICRIKGKYRGDWICDPETICQYTGKTDRNGRKIWENDICIINGYGINEEDGYFTVRWDDDDVMFVLSGNGLIVGFGYLRSCECEVVGNVFDNPGLLEGSER
- a CDS encoding RusA family crossover junction endodeoxyribonuclease; translation: MMTEFFMAMDPPTCTHQEKQIHVVNGKPVFYEPQEVKAARQKLQAHLAKHRPEKMYDGGVRLVVKWCFPKGRHPDGAYRTTKPDTDNLQKLLKDCMTATGFWKDDAQVASEIAEKFWAEIPGIYIRLEELR
- a CDS encoding HTH domain-containing protein; this encodes MNEKTRIIEMLRQRISQKDISHRLGVSRRYVHRVLLELREKGEAL
- a CDS encoding helix-turn-helix domain-containing protein, whose translation is MDRNTVKDTVLGLYGQGKPPKQIAAELHIPVQTVYELTQDISKGALDDKGTGHKLQMMQDFPERWIDAINPVRRYYGHEPMELRSDQ
- a CDS encoding type II toxin-antitoxin system HicA family toxin, producing the protein MPMTPREMTKLLKKNGFEEISQNGSHVKLRNGETGRTVIVPYHCKDLKKGLEQAILKQAGLK
- a CDS encoding type II toxin-antitoxin system HicB family antitoxin — protein: MNKLFYPALFHEAEEGGFWVEFPDIPECLTQGDDMQQAYEMAVEALGFSLASMEDGGETVPDASSPQDIQTEDGAFLVVIEFDMAEYRRKHCSRAVKKTLSIPEWLNDIAIRQNINFSQVLQEALMEKVGAK